TCTGGCTGGTAACAACCTGGCATATTACCATCCAGGTTAATACACTTTCCTCTGGCTGGTAACGACCTGGCATATTACCATCCAGGTTAATACACTTTCCTCTGGCTGGTAACGACCTGGCATATTACCATCCAGGTTAATACACTTTCCTCTGTCTGGTAACGACCTGGCATATTACCATCCAGGTTAATACACTTTCCTCTGGCTGGTAACGACCTGGCATATTACCATCCAGGTTAATACACTTTCCTCTGGCTGGTAACGACCTGGCATATTACCATCCAGGTTAATACACTTTCCTCTGGCTGGTAACGACCTGGCATACGATCCAGGTCCCTTTCTGCACGTTTTAAATAGTATTTTAAATATTACTTTGATCTTGTTCTTGATTAACTCTTTAATCTAGGGAGTTTGTAATACCTCGACTGTAATTTCTATATGTTTGTATCTGCCCAGACTCTGTATTTTCGCTGCAACCGAATTACCCAACGGGGACAATAAAGACATAATCTCTTCTGTTTATTTTCTCCACGCTCTCCCCATCCCCAGGTGGTGTCATGTCTGTTGCTGTTCCTGGAGGAGGAGGACGTGCTGTGGATGATGTGTGCCCTGATCGAGGACCTGCTGCCACCCTCCTACTTCTCCTCCACCCTGCTGGGGGTGCAGACAGACCAGAGGGTCCTCAGACAGCTCATAGTCCAGTATCTACCAAGCCTGGACAGGCTTCTGCAGGAGCATGACATCGGTGAGAGAAATGGGGGGGTTCTTTACACTTTAACACTCGTCTTATCCTACTTTGCTGGTAACTACTTTATGGAGGAAAAGGAACTGTGGTTCTCACACATAGCTAACTTAAGATTGAATGCACTagtgtaagtcactctggataaaagcgtctgctaaatgactaagatGTTAATGTAAAAATGTGAATAGGGTTCTAGGGGAGCTACAGGGAAACTGCAATAAGGCTTTTAAAGTCTGGTGTTTAGAGGCCACAAACATTGCTAAGAATGTCATGTGTAGTGTAGGAGACCAACCTGCCTGTGTGTCCTAACCCTTCccttcgtctcctctcctcccccagagTTGTCTCTGATCACGCTGCACTGGTTCCTGACATCGTTTGCCAGTGTGGTGGACATCCGCATCCTGCTGAGGATCTGGGACCTTCTGTTCTACCAGGGCTCTGTGGTCCTCTTCCAGGTCACACTGGGCATGCTCAAGATGAAGGTGGGATAGTTGTTTCTCATTGGCTGGCTGGTTGCTGGTTTGATTTTAAACCAACCCCTACTCCCTAGACCTGTGTAGATCAGAAAGGATTGGTATTGAAAATCATACAGTAATAACTCCACCTCTTTTTCTTATATCTATCCAACCCTTTCAGATCTAGAGGCCTACAAGTGTCTTGGGGATTTGGGATTGGTCATTCCCCTgtttaaccctctcctctccccctacagGAGGTtgaccttctcctctctccctacaggAGGAGGAGCTGGTGTCCTCTGAGAACTCTGCGTCCATCTTCAACACGCTGTCCGATCTGCCCAGCCAGCTGGGTGACGGGGCTGCTGTACTGGGGGAGGCCATGAGGCTGGCGGGGCGCTGTCCCAGGACACACTGGAGGCCCAGAGGAACAAACACCTGGCTTACATCCTCAATGAGCAGGCCCAGCTCAACACAAACAACTCTCATACACTCAACAACAACCTCAATAAAGTGAGTGgtctgatagtgtgtgtgtgtgtgtgtgtgtgtgtgtgtgtgtgtgtgtgtgtgtgtgtgtgtgatagcatGTCTAACCAGAGTGTGTCTATAGGTTGTGAGGAGACAGTCGCTACGTAGGAAGTCCACTCTGAGCTCTCTGTTGTGGGGTGAGGACGAGGCGGAGGCTCTCAAGTCTAAGAACATCAAGCAGACAGAGCTGGTAGCAGCGCTCCGAGAGGCCATCACCCGCACCGCTGAACACTTCCACTGTCTGGACCCCCGACACACCAGCACTGTGAGTCTCACTACTGAATCATATAGCTGTTTGGACCCCAAACACACCAGCACTGTGAGTCTCACTACTGAATCATATAGCTGTCTGGACCCCCAACACACCAGCATTGTGAGTCTCACTACTGAATCATATAGCTGTCTGGACCCCCGACACACCAGCACTGAATCTCACTACTGAATCATATAGCTGTCTGGACCCCTAACACACCAGCACTGAATCTCGTTACTGAATCATATAGCTGTCTGGACCCCTAACACACCAGCACTGAATCTCATTACTGAATCATATAGCTGTCTGGACCCCCAACACACCAGCACTGAATCTCGTTACTGAATCATATAGCTGTCTGGACCCCCAACACACCAGCACTGAATCTCATTACTGAATCATATAGCTGTCTGGACCCCTAACACACCAGCACTGAATCTCGTTACTGAATCATATAGCTGTCTGGACCCCTAACACACCAGCACTGAATCTCATTACTGAATCATATAGCTGTCTGGACCCTAACACACCAGCACTGAATCTCATTACTGAATCATATAGCTGTCTGGACCCCCAACACACCAGCACTGAATCTCATTACTGAATCATATAGCTGTCTGGACCCTAACACACCAGCACTGAATCTCATTACTGAATCATATAGCTGTCTGGACCCCTAACACACCAGCACTGAATCTCGTTACTGAATCATATAGCTGTCTGGACCCCTAACACACCAGCACTGAATCTCGTTACTGAATCATATAGCTGTCTGGACCCCCAACACACCAGCACTGAATCTCATTACTGAATCATATAGCTGTCTGGACCCCTAACACACCAGCACTGAATCTCGTTACTGAATCATATAGCTGTCTGGACCCCTAACACACCAGCACTGAATCTCATTACTGAATCATATAGCTGTCTGGACCCCTAACACACCAGCACTGAATCTCATTACTGAATCATATAGCTGTCTGGACCCCCAACACACCAGCACTGAATCTCATTACTGAATCATATAGCTGTCTGGACCCCTAACACACCAGCACTGAATCTCATTACTGAATCATATAGCTGTCTGGACCCCTAACACACCAGCACTGAATCTCGTTACTGAATCATATAGCTGTCTGGACCCCTAACACACCAGCACTGAATCTCATTACTGAATCATATAGCTGTCTGGACCCCTAACACACCAGCACTGAATCTCATTACTGAATCATATAGCTGTCTGGACCCCTAACACACCAGCACTGAATCTCGTTACTGAATCATATAGCTGTCTGGACCCCTAACACACCAGCACTGAATCTCGTTACTGAATCATATAGCTGTCTGGACCCCTAACACACCAGCACTGAATCTCATTACTGAATCATATAGCTGTCTGGACCCCTAACACACCAGCACTGAATCTCGTTACTGAATCATATAGCTGTCTGGACCCCTAACACACCAGCACTGAATCTCATTACTGAATCATATAGCTGTCTGGACCCCTAACACACCAGCACTGAATCTCATTACTGAATCATATAGCTGTCTGGACCCCCAACACACCAGCACTGTGAGTCTCACTACTGAATCATATAGCTGTTTGGACCCCCAACACACCAGCACTGTGAGTCTCACTACTGAATCATATAGCTGTCTGGACCCCCAACACACCAGCATTGTGAGTCTCACTACTGAATCATATAGCTGTCTGGACCCCCAACACACCAGCACTGTGAGTCTCACTACTGAATCATATAGCTGTCTGGACCCCCAACACACCAGCATTGTGAGTCTCACTACTGAATCATATAGCTGTCTGGACCCCCGACACACCAGCACTGAATCTCACTACTGAATCATATAGCTGTCTGGACCCCTAACACACCAGCACTGAATCTCGTTACTGAATCATATAGCTGTCTGGACCCCTAACACACCAGCACTGAATCTCATTACTGAATCATATAGCTGTCTGGACCCCCAACACACCAGCACTGAATCTCGTTACTGAATCATATAGCTGTCTGGACCCCCAACACACCAGCACTGAATCTCATTACTGAATCATATAGCTGTCTGGACCCCTAACACACCAGCACTGAATCTCGTTACTGAATCATATAGCTGTCTGGACCCCTAACACACCAGCACTGAATCTCATTACTGAATCATATAGCTGTCTGGACCCCCAACACACCAGCACTGAATCTCGTTACTGAATCATATAGCTGTCTGGACCCCCAACACACCAGCACTGAATCTCATTACTGAATCATATAGCTGTCTGGACCCCTAACACACCAGCACTGAATCTCGTTACTGAATCATATAGCTGTCTGGACCCCTAACACACCAGCACTGAATCTCATTACTGAATCATATAGCTGTCTGGACCCCTAACACACCAGCACTGAATCTCATTACTGAATCATATAGCTGTCTGGACCCCCAACACACCAGCACTGAATCTCATTACTGAATCATATAGCTGTCTGGACCCCTAACACACCAGCACTGAATCTCATTACTGAATCATATAGCTGTCTGGACCCCTAACACACCAGCACTGAATCTCGTTACTGAATCATATAGCTGTCTGGACCCCTAACACACCAGCACTGAATCTCGTTACTGAATCATATAGCTGTCTGGACCCCCAACACACCAGCACTGAATCTCATTACTGAATCATATAGCTGTCTGGACCCCTAACACACCAGCACTGAATCTCGTTACTGAATCATATAGCTGTCTGGACCCCTAACACACCAGCACTGAATCTCATTACTGAATCATATAGCTGTCTGGACCCCTAACACACCAGCACTGAATCTCATTACTGAATCATATAGCTGTCTGGACCCCCAACACACCAGCACTGAATCTCATTACTGAATCATATAGCTGTCTGGACCCCTAACACACCAGCACTGAATCTCATTACTGAATCATATAGCTGTCTGGACCCCTAACACACCAGCACTGAATCTCGTTACTGAATCATATAGCTGTCTGGACCCCTAACACACCAGCACTGAATCTCGTTACTGAATCATATAGCTGTCTGGACCCCTAACACACCAGCACTGAATCTCATTACTGAATCATATAGCTGTCTGGACCCCTAACACACCAGCACTGAATCTCATTACTGAATCATATAGCTGTCTGGACCCCTAACACACCAGCACTGAATCTCGTTACTGAATCATATAGCTGTCTGGACCCCCAACACACCAGCACTGTGAGTCTCACTACTGAATCAGATTACTGAATCGACTCAGTTTCACTGACCCCGCGTTTAAGAGAAGCTGCCTTGTAGTAAGAAGTAGCTGAGCTCTCCCTAAATACCATGCACAATGTCACCTTAGCCTATTTGGCATGGTGACAATGCTAGGTAGGGTTATCTTAGGGTTATCCTGGTTATCTTGTGGTCGCCTTGCTGATAATTTGCAGAAATCTGTGACTTTCTGGTCTCTGAGCTCAGTCGCTGGCCATTAAGTCGCTGAATGTATGCATCTCTTGTCCTCCCCCATGCTGGTGCTGAAGACCTGGATGTCAATTTAAGGCagccctctgcccctctctgattcagaggggttgggttaaatgcaaagacacatttcagttgaatgcatggttgtacaactgactaggctatccccctttcccatgaCTGATCTCCAGTAGATGACTTTAGGTAGTGCCTGGTGTAATCGTGGCATGAGTCATATAATTGAATTCTTCCCCTGACACAGCAGCGCCGTGAGTCATGTTACCCAACAATGAGTCACTCGGTCATTAAATCAAATCACTGAATCAATGGTTCTTCACACTGTGACACAGTTAGGAAATAGTGGAGTCATTCTGATTGACATGTTTGATGCACAAGTCACTAGCACATTCTGAGCTAATTTGATTAGATTAATCTATGTCCCTCCCCCTCTCGCCTTctcttcatctttctctctctccctccctctgtccctcctcctctcaggaCTTGACTCCAGACTACTCCATGGAGAGCCACCAGAGAGACCATGAGAACTTCCTGGTTGTGTCTCGTAACCGACGGAGACGGGCCAAAGCCCTGTTGGACTTTGAGCGCCATGACGACGACGAACTGGGCTTCAGGAAGAACGACATCATCACAGTGAGTGGACAGAACACATACATGTAATGGAGTTAAGTGCTGTAATTTCACTCCACAGCTTGCTTTAAATGTTGCCATGTATTTGTGTAGCTCAATCCGTTGGTACGTTGTCAAGGAAGTTGGTCACGTGTATTTGTGAGCAGAGTAGCACTAGTTGGAGCCCGGtatggtatagggacagtgggaAAGCTATACTGTTAACAGCACACTGACTTTGTTTTTGCAAACACAGCGTGTGAAACGTATGTGAAAACATgcatgttaaaaaaatatataaaaaaaaaaaaaacgttttacaAAAGTGACTAACTCactcctccatctcatccctctgtTTTTCTTTCTCCCTCAGATTTTTTCCCAGAAAGATGAGCACTGTTGGGTGGGAGAGCTCAACGGGCTGAGAGGTGAATGAAAACACCCCATCTCTGTCCCAATCTCCCCTCCACACATCCTGTAGAATGTCCATCTCTGTCCCAATCTCCCCTCCACACGTCCTGTAGAATGTCCATCTCTGTCCCAATCTCCCCTCCACACGTCCTGTAGAATGTCCATCTCTGTCCCAATCTCCCTCCACACGTCCTGTAGAATGTTGTAGTCTGTCTTCCTAACACTTTGGGGAACCTTCTATCTCATGATCTGTTCTCTTACTCAAGGTTGGTTTCCAGCCAAGTTCGTAGAAATCCTCGATGAGCGGAGCAAAGAGGTTTGTCAGTGAATTATTGTGTAGTCAGTCTAGTAAAACAGACTTAAATTTGTCAGTGTTCTTTTAGTGGATATATCCAGTCTATgggtattgtatgtattgtatgtatatgtatgtatatattgtatgtatAACTGGTCTGCTGTCCCCAGTACTCTCTGGCGGGTGATGACTCGGTGACTGAGGCggtgacagacctggtcagaGGGACGTTGTGTCCTGCCCTGAAGGCCATCTTCCAACACGGTTTGAAGAAACCCTCCATACTGGGAGGACCCTGCCACCCCTGGCTCTTCATAGAGGAGGTAGGAGACCGAGGGCTGGGttccgtgtctgtctgtcagtgccttacctgactgttctctctgttttctcctcaggCAGCcagtagagaggtggagagggactTTAACTCGGTCTACTCCAGACTGGTGCTGTGTAAGACGTACAGGTAacttagacacacacagacctctgTACCATATGAACAGCTAGGATTCCTACACAGTTGTCTTAGTTGTGTGGTGCAGTCcatcagttctctctctctctctctcccccagattaGATGAGGATGGCAAGGTTCTCACACCAGAGGAGCTGCTCTATAGAGTGAGTCCTTTTGTAAATGTTATCCTATAACAAGCCTGTTTACTTCCTCACACCCTGCCACTAAAGTCTCACACCCTGCCACTAAAGTCTTCCTCACACCCTGCCACTAAAGACTTCCCGCCACTAAAGACTTCCCGCCACTAAAGTCTTCCTCACCCTGCCACTAAAGACTTCCCGCCACTAAAGACTTCCCGCCACTAAAGCCACTAAAGACTTCCCGCCACTAAACTTCCTCACACCCTGCCACTAAAGACTTCCCGCCACTAAAGACTTCCCGCCACTAAAGACTTCCCGCCACTAAAGACTTCCCGCCACTAAAGACTTCCCGCCACTAAAGACTTCCCGCCACTAAAGACTTCCCGCCACTAAAGACTTCCCGCCACTAAAGACTTCCCCACTAAAGACTTCCCGCCACTAAAGACTCCCCCGCCACTAAAGTCTTCCTCACACCCCGCCACTAAAGACTTCCCCGCCACTAAAGACTTCCCGCCACTAAAGTCTTCCTCACACCCTGCCACTAAAGACTTCCCGCCACTAAAGACTTCACTAAAGACTTCTTCATTCCATCTCCAAGATCTGAAAGAACTGTGTAATATGGGACCTAGTTCTCTATTGAATTTACAGTATctgggcctcctgagtggtgcagcggacTAAGGCACTCAATCAcaatgctagaggcgtcactacagacccaggttcaatCCCGGGCTAGACTGACTATACAATAATTCACTGACAAACCTCTGGGAGGCCCATGAGGctgcgcacaattgacccagtgcCGTCCAGGTTAGGGGGAGGTTTGGTTGGCTGGGATGtcagtcgccaggtgtacggtgtttcagagtacgcatggctctcgaccttcaactctcctgagtccgtacaggagttggagcgatgggacaagacagtaactaccaattggatatcacgaaattagGGAGATATTtcttgttatttcttacattagtaccccaggtcattttaggtttcattacatacagtcgagaagaactactgaatataagatcagcgtcaactcaccatcagtacgaccaagaataggttttccgcgacgcggatcctgtgttctgccttacaaacaggacaacggaatggatcgcatgcagcgacccaaggaaacgactccgaaaaataGGGAAACGAggtggtgttctggtcagactccgaaaaggggcacatcgcgcaccactccccagcattcttcttgccaatgtccagtctcttgacaacaaggttgacgaaatccgagcaagggtggcattccagagggacatcagagactgcaacgttctctgcttcacggaaacatgactcactggagagacgctatccgatgcggtgcagccaacgggtttctccacgcatcgcgccgacagaaatagacatctttctggtaagaagaggggcgggggcgtatgcctcatgactcacgagacatggtgtgatgaaggaaacatacaggaactcaaatccttctgttcacctgatttagaattcctcacaatcaaatgtagaccgcattatcttccaagagaattctcttcgattataatcacagctgtatatatcccccaagcagacacatcgatggctctgaacgaactttatttaactcttttcaaactggaaaccatttatccggaggctgcattcattgtagctggggattttaacaaagctaatctcaaaacaagactccctaaattttatcagcatatcgatgcgcaaccaggggtggtaaaaccttggatcattgttactctaacttccgcgacgcatataaggccctgccccgcccctttcggaaaagctgaccacgactccattttgctgatccctgcctacaggcagaagctaaaacaagaggctcccacgctgaggtctgtccaacgctggtcagaccaagctgactccacactccaagactgcttccatcacgtggactgggacatgtttcgtattgcgtcagatggaaatattgacgaatacgctgattcggtgtgcgagttcattagaacgtgcgtcgaagatgtcgttcccatagcaacgattaaaacattcccaaaccagaaactgtggattgatggcagcattcgcgtgaaactgaaagcgcgaaccactgcttttaatcagggcaaggtgtctggtaacatgtccgaatataaacaatgcagctattccctccgcaaggctattaaacaagctaagcgtcagtagaaagacaaagtagaatctcaattcaatggctcagacacaagaggcatgtggcagggtctacagtcaatcacggactacaagaagaaacccagcccagtcacggaccaggatgtcttgctcccaggcagactaaataacttttgcccgctttgaggacaatacagtgccactgacacggcctgcaacgaaaacatgcggtctctccttcactgcagccgaggtgagtaagacatttaaacgtgttaaccctcgcaaggctgcaggcccagacggcatccccagccgcgccctcagagcatgcgcagaccagctggccggtgtgtttacggacatattcaatcaatccctataccagtctgctgttcccacatgcttcaagaggccaccattgttcctgttcccaagaaagctaaggtaactgagctaaacgactaccgcccgtagcactcacttccgtcatcatgaagtgctttgagagactagtcaaggaccatatcacctccaccctacctgacaccctagacccactcaatttgcttaccgcccaaataggtccacagacgatgcaatctcaaccacactgcacactgcctaacccacctggacaagaggaatacctatgtgagaatgctgttcatcgactacagctcggcattcaacaccatagtaccctccaagctcgtcatcaagctcgagaccctgggtctcgaccccgccctgtgcaactgggtactggacttcctgacgggccgccccaggtggtgagggtaggcaacaacatctcctcccgctgatcctcaacacggggccccacaagggtgcgttctgagccctctcctgtactccctgttcacccacgactgcgtggccacgcacgcctccaactcaatcatcaagtttgcggacgacacaacagtggtaggcttgattaccaacaacgacgagacggcctacagggaggaggtgagggccctctgagtgtggtgtcaggaaaataacctcacactcaacgtcaacaaaactaaggagatgattgtggacttcaggaaacagcagagggaacacccccctatccacatcgatggaacagtagtggagagggtagcaagttttaagttcctcggcatacacatcacagacaaattgaattggtccactcacactgacagcgtcgtgaagaaggcgcagaagcgcctcttcaacctcaggaggctgaagaaattcggcttgtcaccaaaagcactcacaaacttctacagatgcacaatcgagagcatcctggcgggctgtatcaccgcctggtacggcaactgctccgccctcaaccgtaaggctctccagagggtagtgaggtctgcacaacgcatcaccgggggcaaactacctaccctccaggacacctacaccacccgatgttacaggaaggccataaagatcatcaaggacatcaaccaccgaaccactgcctgttcaccccgctatcatccagaaggcgaggtcagtacaggtgcatcaaagctgggaccgagagactgaaaaacagctatctcaaggccatcagactgttaaacagccaccactaacattgagtggctgctgccaacacactgtcattgacactgacccaactccagccactttaataatgtggattgatgggaaatgatgtaaatatatcactagctactttaaacaatgctaccttatataatgttactt
This genomic window from Oncorhynchus keta strain PuntledgeMale-10-30-2019 unplaced genomic scaffold, Oket_V2 Un_contig_7686_pilon_pilon, whole genome shotgun sequence contains:
- the LOC118379824 gene encoding LOW QUALITY PROTEIN: small G protein signaling modulator 3-like (The sequence of the model RefSeq protein was modified relative to this genomic sequence to represent the inferred CDS: inserted 1 base in 1 codon; deleted 1 base in 1 codon); this encodes MSGGYTPAPGGPFSALTSSMWPQDILAKYYQKDPTEEAELQYDEFGFRLDSDDGVEPEPRPEPQREDPQQRLRWQAHLEFTHNHTVGDLTWDLISPVLPRSERLRSLVLGGIPHSMRPQLWMRLSGALQKKRTTEISYKEMVKNSTNDETTAAKQIEKDLLRTMPSNACFCSLQSVGVPRLRRVLRGLAWLYPDIGYCQGTGMVVSCLLLFLEEEDVLWMMCALIEDLLPPSYFSSTLLGVQTDQRVLRQLIVQYLPSLDRLLQEHDIELSLITLHWFLTSFASVVDIRILLRIWDLLFYQGSVVLFQVTLGMLKMKEEELVSSENSASIFNTLSDLPSQLGDGAAVLGEAMRLAGXLSQDTLEAQRNKHLAYILNEQAQLNTNNSHTLNNNLNKVVRRQSLRRKSTLSSLLWGEDEAEALKSKNIKQTELVAALREAITRTAEHFHCLDPRHTSTDLTPDYSMESHQRDHENFLVVSRNRRRRAKALLDFERHDDDELGFRKNDIITIFSQKDEHCWVGELNGLRGWFPAKFVEILDERSKEYSLAGDDSVTEAVTDLVRGTLCPALKAIFQHGLKKPSILGGPCHPWLFIEEAASREVERDFNSVYSRLVLCKTYRLDEDGKVLTPEELLYRAVQSVNMSHDSAHAQMDVKFRSLLCVGLNEQVLHLWLEVLCSSMPAVEKWYQPWSFLRSPGWVQIKCELRVLSKFAFSLSQDCELPAKKEEKDQRPLKEGVQDMLVKHHLFSWDIDG